Proteins encoded in a region of the Streptomyces sp. NBC_01471 genome:
- a CDS encoding FAD-dependent oxidoreductase yields MAYAITQTCCNDASCVSVCPVNCIHPTPDEPDFGTTEMLYVDPQTCIDCGACADACPVDAIFPVDRLTGPDRAYTELNQQYYEARPADNAWAEPHFPRSVPHDAGALRIAVVGTGPAAGYTAQSLLRAVGAEVTLIDRLPVPGGLIRHGVAPDHQPTKRIADTFTGLYRHPRLRMHLNVEVGRDVTHAEIAAHHHAVIYAVGAMSDRTLDIPGEDTAGSIAASEFVGWYNADPTVPASAVDLSAERVVVVGNGNVALDVARILVSDPEELARTDIADHALEALRASKVREVVLLGRRGPGQAAYTRPEFLALQHLQGVTVVVDDHPGVRDAIADADSSSKAALLSGLAIETTDLAAPPSGERRIVLRFFCSVTELTGDGRVESVRVVRNTVSVRDGIPHAERSVEEGTISATLVVRSIGSRGAPVVGLPFDAVTATVPNRAGRVTDVGSDSPWPATYVVGWAKRGPSGGIGANRTCAAETVGALMDDAAGGLLPVPTGTRRDFARLVRRRQPQAVGLREVLAVDRAERANGLASGRPRVKFATFSELRRAGRRFR; encoded by the coding sequence ATGGCCTACGCAATCACCCAGACCTGCTGCAACGACGCCTCCTGCGTGTCGGTCTGCCCGGTCAACTGCATTCACCCGACACCGGACGAGCCGGACTTCGGAACCACCGAGATGCTGTACGTCGACCCGCAGACCTGCATCGACTGCGGCGCCTGCGCGGACGCGTGCCCGGTGGACGCGATCTTCCCCGTGGACCGGCTGACCGGACCCGACCGTGCCTACACCGAGCTCAACCAGCAGTACTACGAGGCCCGTCCGGCCGACAACGCGTGGGCGGAGCCGCACTTCCCCCGCTCCGTGCCGCACGATGCCGGGGCGCTGCGGATCGCCGTCGTCGGCACCGGCCCCGCTGCCGGCTACACGGCGCAGTCGCTCCTGCGTGCCGTCGGAGCCGAGGTCACCCTGATCGACCGGCTGCCGGTCCCCGGCGGCCTGATCCGGCACGGCGTCGCGCCCGACCACCAGCCGACGAAGAGAATCGCCGACACCTTCACGGGTCTCTACCGTCACCCCCGGTTGCGTATGCACCTCAATGTCGAGGTCGGCAGGGACGTGACCCACGCGGAGATAGCCGCCCACCATCACGCGGTCATCTACGCGGTGGGCGCCATGTCCGACCGCACCCTGGACATTCCCGGCGAAGACACCGCCGGCAGCATCGCCGCATCGGAATTCGTCGGCTGGTACAACGCGGACCCCACGGTCCCGGCCTCCGCCGTCGATCTGTCGGCGGAACGTGTCGTGGTGGTGGGCAACGGCAATGTGGCTCTGGATGTGGCCCGCATCCTCGTGTCGGACCCGGAGGAGCTGGCCAGGACCGACATCGCGGACCACGCCCTGGAGGCACTGCGTGCGAGCAAGGTCCGTGAGGTCGTACTGCTCGGGCGCAGAGGGCCCGGGCAAGCGGCCTACACACGGCCGGAGTTCCTGGCTCTGCAGCATCTTCAAGGCGTGACGGTGGTCGTCGACGACCACCCCGGAGTGCGCGATGCCATCGCTGACGCGGATTCCTCCTCCAAGGCGGCCCTCCTGAGCGGGCTCGCCATCGAAACGACGGACTTGGCGGCGCCACCGTCCGGGGAGAGGCGGATCGTCCTGCGCTTCTTCTGCTCGGTAACGGAGTTGACCGGCGACGGACGGGTCGAGTCGGTCCGCGTCGTGCGCAACACGGTCAGCGTCCGCGACGGAATTCCGCACGCGGAACGCTCCGTGGAGGAGGGCACGATCTCCGCGACGCTCGTGGTCAGGTCGATCGGCTCCCGGGGCGCCCCCGTCGTCGGCCTGCCGTTCGACGCCGTGACGGCCACGGTGCCCAACCGCGCCGGGCGGGTCACTGACGTCGGATCCGACAGCCCGTGGCCGGCGACGTACGTGGTGGGATGGGCCAAACGCGGACCGTCGGGCGGGATCGGCGCCAACCGCACCTGTGCCGCGGAGACCGTCGGGGCACTGATGGATGACGCAGCCGGCGGGCTGCTGCCCGTGCCGACCGGAACGCGAAGGGACTTCGCGCGCCTGGTGAGACGGAGGCAGCCGCAAGCCGTCGGGCTCCGGGAGGTGCTGGCGGTCGACCGGGCCGAGCGGGCGAACGGGCTGGCCTCGGGCCGTCCGCGCGTCAAGTTCGCGACGTTCTCGGAACTCCGTCGTGCCGGGAGGCGATTCCGCTGA
- a CDS encoding zinc ribbon domain-containing protein — MSSTGFGTAPAKREETGLVFQRCRWCQTASFRRLLCPVCASSDLESERSDGYGVVVRSGVVNRYTGAARNESLVRFPEGFVFRCRVVGAAPHLVHVGAQVRPVSDTGPDAGEVVFELCEEDRPVGW; from the coding sequence ATGTCCAGCACAGGATTCGGCACTGCGCCGGCGAAGCGCGAAGAGACCGGCCTGGTATTCCAGCGCTGTCGTTGGTGCCAGACGGCCTCCTTCAGGCGGCTGTTGTGCCCCGTCTGCGCATCGAGCGATCTTGAGTCCGAACGCAGTGACGGGTACGGCGTCGTCGTGCGGTCAGGCGTGGTGAACCGCTACACGGGCGCGGCGCGCAATGAATCCCTCGTACGGTTTCCCGAAGGCTTCGTGTTCCGCTGCCGAGTCGTGGGCGCCGCACCGCACCTGGTCCATGTCGGGGCCCAGGTCCGCCCGGTGTCCGATACGGGCCCCGACGCGGGCGAAGTGGTGTTCGAGCTGTGCGAGGAGGACCGGCCAGTCGGCTGGTAG
- a CDS encoding non-oxidative hydroxyarylic acid decarboxylases subunit B, translated as MKLIVAMTGATGAPLGVRLLEALRELEVETHLIVSRWARATLAQETGCALRDVQALASVCHSPDDQGASISSGSFRVDGMVVVPCSMKTLASIRTGYGEGLIGRAADVVLKERRKLVLVARETPLSAVHLENMLALTRMGAVVMPPVPAFYNRPSTIADVVEHIVARVLDQFDLDMPTAQRWQGMKGAARRTGPPLWATDAL; from the coding sequence ATGAAACTCATCGTCGCGATGACCGGGGCGACCGGCGCCCCTCTGGGGGTACGCCTGCTGGAAGCCCTCAGAGAGCTGGAGGTCGAAACGCACCTGATCGTCAGCCGCTGGGCGCGGGCCACGCTCGCGCAGGAGACGGGGTGCGCGCTGCGCGATGTGCAGGCACTCGCCTCGGTGTGCCACAGCCCGGATGATCAGGGGGCGTCGATATCCAGCGGCTCGTTCCGGGTGGACGGCATGGTGGTCGTGCCGTGCAGCATGAAGACTCTGGCCTCCATCCGTACCGGCTATGGCGAGGGCCTGATCGGCCGTGCCGCAGATGTGGTGCTCAAGGAACGGCGCAAACTGGTCCTGGTCGCCCGGGAGACACCGCTGTCGGCCGTGCACCTGGAGAACATGCTGGCACTGACGCGGATGGGCGCCGTCGTCATGCCGCCGGTCCCCGCGTTCTACAACCGCCCCTCGACGATCGCCGATGTCGTCGAACACATCGTCGCGCGCGTACTGGACCAGTTCGACCTGGACATGCCCACCGCACAGCGATGGCAGGGCATGAAGGGGGCCGCCCGCCGCACAGGGCCACCCCTGTGGGCCACCGACGCTCTCTGA
- a CDS encoding TetR family transcriptional regulator produces the protein MTRFRESVRSLLREQVLNAAYQLVAADGWGKLRLAAVARVAGVSRQTLYNEFGSKEAVGEALIQRELEGFLLGIQQELDAHPGDLEAAATAGVGFTLRQAVDNSLIKAVLVAARGGEDDLLAYLTTRAEPVFDTAMAMLDAYATEAWPDVDAESRSLAVETIVRLTVSHIVQPATSPQESARRIARITTRIAYPGAGR, from the coding sequence ATGACACGTTTTCGAGAAAGTGTTCGGTCGCTGCTCCGCGAGCAGGTCCTGAACGCCGCCTACCAACTCGTTGCCGCGGACGGCTGGGGAAAGCTGCGCCTCGCCGCCGTCGCGCGAGTCGCCGGCGTGAGCCGGCAGACCCTGTACAACGAGTTCGGGTCGAAGGAAGCCGTCGGCGAAGCGCTCATCCAGCGCGAGCTGGAGGGTTTCCTGCTCGGCATCCAGCAGGAACTGGACGCCCACCCCGGCGACCTGGAGGCCGCGGCGACAGCGGGGGTCGGCTTCACGCTCCGGCAGGCCGTCGACAACTCGCTGATCAAAGCGGTGCTCGTGGCCGCCCGCGGCGGCGAGGACGACCTCCTGGCCTACCTGACCACCCGGGCCGAGCCCGTATTCGACACAGCCATGGCCATGCTCGACGCCTACGCGACCGAGGCATGGCCCGATGTCGACGCCGAGTCCCGCAGCCTGGCCGTCGAAACGATCGTGCGGCTCACCGTCAGCCATATCGTCCAGCCCGCGACATCCCCCCAGGAGTCCGCCCGGCGCATCGCGCGGATCACGACGAGGATCGCCTACCCCGGCGCGGGACGCTGA
- a CDS encoding UbiD family decarboxylase encodes MTQRGNALNFRDFVEDSLTLGDAVDIREPVSPTLEVGAITRRVYETRSPAPLFSNLTEGKAGCRILGAPAGLSGIGEGTYGRLAAHFGLARETTPRQLLERLISAMHAAPVAPQVVETGPCKENVLTGDDVDLEHFPVPLLHQEDGGRYFGTYGFHVVRSPDGRWTSWSVSRTMLGGRNTLVGPAMAQQHLGMIHAMWREQGLPTPWAMVLGAPPAALAAAGMPLPAEVNEDGYVGALTGSAVEVVRTELHDLYVPANAEIVLEGYISPDETAPEGPMGEYHGYSFAGSKQQPVFHVEAVTHRNDPILPVCVAGLPPEENHTIWGTMISAASLDLLRSSGLPVEMAWCSYEAATCWIAVSIDVQRLAQMGLSERELADAVARVLFGSHTGWLVPKVILVANDIDITDINQVVWALATRYHPGTGEYVYPDAPGIPMVPYLTPDEVRTGRGGKSVMCCLLPEQFEGTTRGTTASFRHSFPSDLQERVVGNWVGYGFPPDRSTAA; translated from the coding sequence ATGACACAACGCGGCAACGCACTCAACTTCCGTGACTTCGTGGAGGATTCGCTCACCCTCGGCGACGCGGTCGACATCCGCGAACCGGTCAGCCCCACCCTGGAAGTCGGAGCCATCACCAGGCGCGTCTACGAGACGAGGAGCCCCGCCCCGCTGTTCAGCAACCTGACCGAGGGAAAGGCAGGATGCCGGATTCTCGGAGCCCCCGCCGGCCTGAGCGGCATCGGCGAGGGAACGTACGGCCGGCTCGCCGCACACTTCGGACTGGCGCGCGAGACCACGCCACGGCAGCTGCTGGAACGACTCATCTCCGCGATGCACGCAGCCCCCGTCGCCCCACAGGTGGTGGAAACAGGACCGTGCAAGGAGAACGTACTGACCGGTGACGACGTCGACCTGGAGCACTTCCCGGTGCCGTTGCTGCACCAGGAGGACGGCGGCCGTTACTTCGGGACCTACGGCTTCCATGTGGTGCGCTCCCCCGACGGGCGGTGGACCAGCTGGTCGGTCAGCCGCACCATGCTCGGCGGTCGCAACACACTCGTCGGCCCGGCCATGGCGCAGCAGCACCTCGGCATGATCCACGCCATGTGGCGCGAGCAGGGGCTGCCGACTCCCTGGGCCATGGTGCTCGGGGCCCCGCCGGCGGCACTGGCCGCGGCGGGTATGCCGCTGCCCGCCGAGGTGAACGAGGACGGCTACGTCGGGGCCCTGACCGGCAGTGCCGTCGAGGTGGTCCGGACCGAGCTGCACGACCTGTACGTCCCGGCCAACGCGGAGATCGTGCTGGAGGGATACATCAGCCCCGACGAGACCGCCCCGGAAGGGCCGATGGGTGAGTACCACGGATACTCCTTCGCCGGGAGCAAGCAGCAACCCGTCTTCCACGTCGAGGCGGTGACCCACCGCAACGACCCCATCCTGCCGGTCTGCGTGGCGGGCCTCCCCCCGGAGGAGAACCACACCATCTGGGGCACCATGATCTCCGCCGCCAGTCTGGACCTGCTGCGCTCCAGCGGTCTTCCCGTGGAGATGGCCTGGTGTTCCTACGAGGCCGCGACGTGCTGGATCGCCGTATCCATAGATGTCCAGCGGCTGGCGCAGATGGGACTCAGCGAACGGGAACTGGCCGATGCGGTGGCCCGCGTCCTCTTCGGCTCACACACCGGATGGCTGGTGCCCAAGGTCATCCTGGTGGCGAACGACATCGACATCACCGACATCAACCAGGTGGTGTGGGCCCTTGCCACCCGGTACCACCCGGGCACCGGTGAGTACGTCTACCCCGATGCGCCGGGCATCCCCATGGTTCCCTACCTGACTCCGGACGAGGTGCGCACCGGCCGGGGCGGCAAGTCCGTCATGTGCTGTCTGCTGCCGGAGCAGTTCGAAGGCACCACCCGGGGCACCACCGCGTCCTTCCGGCACTCGTTCCCCAGTGACCTGCAAGAACGGGTCGTGGGAAACTGGGTCGGATACGGCTTCCCCCCGGACAGGTCCACTGCGGCCTGA
- a CDS encoding electron transfer flavoprotein subunit alpha/FixB family protein, whose protein sequence is MAEVLVYVDHLDGAVRKPTLELLTLARRIGDPVAVALGAGAADTAAALAEHGAVKVLTSDAPEFADYLVVPKVDALQAACDAVSPAAVLVPSSAEGKEIAARLAVRIGSGIITDATDLEAGADGPVATQSAFAASFTTKSRVSRGTPVITVKPNSAPVEAAPAAGTVEALTVSFGENSTGTRVVSRTARESTGRPDLTEAAIVVSGGRGVNGAENFHIIEALADSLGAAVGASRAAVDAGWYPHSNQVGQTGKSVSPQLYIANGISGAIQHRAGMQTSKTIVAVNKDAEAPIFDLVDYGIVGDLFQVVPQLTEEVTARKG, encoded by the coding sequence ATGGCTGAAGTTCTCGTTTATGTCGATCACCTCGATGGTGCCGTCCGCAAGCCCACCCTGGAGCTGTTGACGCTGGCCCGGCGGATCGGTGACCCGGTCGCTGTCGCGCTGGGCGCGGGCGCCGCCGACACCGCTGCCGCTCTCGCGGAGCACGGTGCGGTGAAGGTTCTCACCTCTGATGCTCCCGAGTTCGCCGACTACCTCGTCGTCCCGAAGGTCGATGCTTTGCAGGCCGCCTGTGACGCGGTGTCCCCGGCCGCGGTGCTGGTGCCGTCGTCCGCGGAGGGCAAGGAGATCGCCGCGCGTCTCGCGGTGCGTATCGGCTCGGGCATCATCACCGACGCCACCGACCTGGAGGCGGGTGCGGATGGTCCGGTCGCCACGCAGTCGGCGTTCGCGGCGTCGTTCACCACCAAGTCCCGCGTCTCCCGCGGTACCCCGGTCATCACGGTCAAGCCGAACTCGGCGCCGGTCGAGGCGGCCCCGGCCGCGGGCACGGTCGAGGCGCTGACGGTGTCCTTCGGTGAGAACTCGACGGGCACCAGGGTCGTCTCGCGCACAGCGCGTGAGTCGACGGGCCGCCCGGACCTGACCGAGGCCGCGATCGTGGTGTCGGGTGGGCGTGGGGTCAACGGTGCGGAGAACTTCCACATCATCGAGGCGCTCGCGGACTCGCTCGGCGCCGCTGTCGGTGCCTCGCGTGCGGCTGTGGACGCGGGCTGGTATCCGCACTCCAACCAGGTGGGCCAGACCGGTAAGTCCGTCTCGCCGCAGCTCTACATCGCCAACGGTATCTCCGGGGCGATCCAGCACCGGGCCGGCATGCAGACGTCGAAGACCATCGTCGCGGTCAACAAGGACGCCGAGGCGCCGATCTTCGACCTCGTCGACTACGGCATTGTCGGCGACCTCTTCCAGGTCGTCCCGCAGCTCACCGAAGAAGTCACCGCCCGCAAGGGCTGA
- a CDS encoding diiron oxygenase: protein MTDTGTRAQQRTAADEDVAKRLLESAATLSYDPAVEVDWDAPLPEDLYGLNPEWSTLYGTPLWDEMTSGQKVALTRHEVGSIMSTGIWFEMILQQMVLRDQYVKNPVDPQFRFALTEIADECRHSIMFARACEKMGVPAYLPARSAIELARGFKTLATAEVAYGGILVAEEILDVMQRDWMRGEDVLPIVRTTSRIHVVEESRHMKFARQQMRERLRGSGPARRQASSVVVATVAAVIITSMVNKDVYAAVGLDTRRAVAEVSDNEHRKSMMRSSSAHLMGFLSEAGLLTRPAMSIYKRVHML from the coding sequence ATGACGGACACGGGAACTCGGGCTCAGCAGCGCACCGCGGCCGACGAGGACGTGGCGAAGCGTCTGCTGGAGTCGGCCGCCACCTTGTCGTACGACCCGGCGGTGGAGGTCGACTGGGACGCGCCGCTCCCCGAGGACCTGTACGGGCTCAACCCCGAGTGGAGCACGCTCTACGGCACGCCGCTGTGGGACGAGATGACGTCCGGGCAGAAGGTCGCACTCACCCGGCACGAGGTCGGCTCGATCATGAGCACCGGCATCTGGTTCGAGATGATCCTCCAGCAGATGGTGCTCCGGGACCAGTACGTCAAGAACCCTGTGGACCCGCAGTTCCGGTTCGCCCTGACCGAGATAGCAGACGAGTGCCGGCACTCCATCATGTTCGCGCGAGCGTGCGAGAAGATGGGGGTTCCCGCCTATCTCCCCGCCCGCAGCGCCATCGAACTCGCCCGCGGCTTCAAGACACTGGCCACAGCCGAGGTCGCCTATGGCGGGATCCTGGTCGCCGAGGAGATCCTCGACGTGATGCAGCGGGACTGGATGCGGGGCGAGGATGTGCTGCCCATCGTGCGGACCACGTCGCGGATACACGTCGTCGAGGAGTCCCGCCACATGAAGTTCGCCCGCCAGCAGATGCGCGAGCGGCTGCGGGGTTCGGGACCGGCCCGCCGGCAGGCGAGCAGCGTGGTCGTCGCGACGGTCGCGGCGGTCATCATCACGAGCATGGTGAACAAGGACGTGTACGCGGCGGTGGGCCTGGACACCCGGCGCGCGGTGGCCGAGGTCAGCGACAACGAACACCGCAAGTCGATGATGCGCTCCAGCTCGGCCCATCTCATGGGTTTCCTGTCCGAGGCCGGTCTCCTGACACGCCCCGCCATGTCCATCTACAAGCGCGTCCACATGCTCTGA
- a CDS encoding TetR family transcriptional regulator — translation MTEPRRPAKKAAMRDVLAEAAFELFLERGFEQTTVDDIVARAGVGRRSFFRYFPSKEDAVFPDHERCLADMTAFLETADDAEPVGAVCDAARIVLRMYAANPEFSVQRYRLTREVPGLRTYELSVVRRYERTLAGYLERRCDGTRDGALRAEVIAASVVAAHNNSLRSWLRSGGDGDAEAAVDHALGLVRETWGSTVGHPAAPASPTAPTAPTAPAAESEVIVMVAPKGAPMWRVVQSIETAFGEG, via the coding sequence ATGACTGAGCCGCGCAGACCAGCCAAGAAGGCCGCCATGCGAGACGTGCTCGCCGAGGCGGCGTTCGAGCTCTTCCTCGAGCGGGGCTTCGAGCAGACCACGGTGGATGACATCGTCGCCCGGGCCGGGGTCGGACGCCGGTCGTTCTTCCGCTACTTCCCGTCCAAGGAGGACGCGGTCTTCCCCGACCACGAGCGCTGCCTGGCCGATATGACCGCATTCCTGGAGACCGCAGACGATGCCGAACCGGTGGGCGCGGTGTGCGACGCGGCCAGGATCGTCCTGCGCATGTACGCAGCGAACCCCGAGTTCTCCGTGCAGCGCTACCGCCTCACGCGGGAAGTTCCCGGGCTGCGCACCTACGAGCTGTCCGTGGTACGCCGTTACGAACGGACCCTCGCCGGGTACTTGGAGCGGCGTTGTGACGGGACCCGGGACGGGGCGCTGCGCGCCGAGGTGATCGCCGCGTCCGTGGTCGCAGCGCACAACAACAGCTTGCGATCCTGGCTTCGTTCGGGCGGCGACGGTGACGCCGAGGCTGCGGTGGACCATGCGCTCGGGCTCGTGCGGGAGACGTGGGGAAGCACCGTCGGGCACCCGGCCGCACCGGCGTCACCGACCGCACCGACCGCACCGACCGCACCGGCTGCCGAGAGCGAAGTGATCGTCATGGTCGCCCCGAAGGGTGCCCCGATGTGGCGCGTGGTGCAGAGCATCGAGACGGCCTTCGGAGAGGGGTGA
- a CDS encoding electron transfer flavoprotein subunit beta, giving the protein MSLRIVVCVKYVPDATGDRHFADDLTLDRDDVDGLLSELDEYAVEQALQIAGEADDAEITVLTVGPEDAKDALRKALSMGADKAVHVEDDDLHGTDVMGTSLVLAKAVEKTGYDLVVCGMASTDGTMGVLPALLAERLGVPQVTLLSEVSVEGTTVRGRRDGDTASEQLEASLPAVVSVTDQSGEARYPSFKGIMAAKKKPVESLDLEDLGLEAGEVGLEGAWTKVDSAAQRPARTAGTIVKDEGEGGKQLAEFLAGQKFI; this is encoded by the coding sequence GTGAGCTTGAGGATCGTTGTCTGTGTGAAGTATGTGCCCGATGCCACTGGTGACCGGCATTTCGCCGATGACCTGACGCTGGACCGTGATGATGTCGACGGGCTGCTGTCGGAGCTCGACGAGTACGCGGTGGAGCAGGCGCTCCAGATCGCGGGCGAGGCTGACGACGCGGAGATCACTGTCCTGACGGTCGGTCCGGAGGATGCGAAGGACGCGTTGCGCAAGGCGCTGTCGATGGGTGCGGACAAGGCGGTCCATGTCGAGGACGACGATCTGCACGGTACTGATGTGATGGGTACGTCGCTGGTGCTGGCGAAGGCCGTCGAGAAGACCGGTTACGACCTGGTCGTCTGCGGTATGGCTTCGACCGACGGCACGATGGGCGTGCTCCCGGCGCTCCTCGCGGAGCGGCTCGGGGTCCCGCAGGTGACGCTTTTGTCCGAGGTGTCGGTCGAGGGCACCACGGTGCGGGGCCGGCGTGACGGCGACACCGCCAGTGAGCAGCTGGAGGCCTCGCTGCCGGCCGTCGTGTCCGTGACGGACCAGTCGGGCGAGGCCCGCTATCCGTCGTTCAAGGGCATCATGGCCGCGAAGAAGAAGCCGGTGGAGTCCCTGGACCTGGAGGACCTGGGCCTGGAGGCCGGTGAGGTCGGTCTGGAGGGTGCCTGGACGAAGGTCGACTCCGCGGCGCAGCGTCCGGCCCGTACCGCCGGCACGATCGTCAAGGACGAGGGTGAGGGCGGCAAGCAGCTCGCGGAGTTCCTCGCGGGCCAGAAGTTCATCTGA
- a CDS encoding glycoside hydrolase — protein sequence MAKTNSSSRHARKGRPVLAACVALGSLGALVGVSTADATPRSGGHRHIQLRVRGGTVTVDTASLGVTARTADGHAMELSAPAASDLGEPGPLRRIAGGARWTYPAKKLTVTAVAQQGRLQVRIRSQRDGSLAWPVTGGDPASESLQLPRGSGLDIPVRDSWWNSAAAHLANTEVDMGEGLTLPLWGYSSGKRGVSYLTPTDINTSLGFASEHGRLRSTATHDFDEGDGTRAYDISFALTDGGATAPAVDYRKSLSERGELGSLRQKIRANPANAKLLGAFHAYGWGEARTAAGVAKLRKLGIDRMWLGYDADASPMSSAAVSAAEQAGYLVGPYDSFANGQDPASADSPAGVWPDRVYPDFCVQQADGTPQGGFGDRGCYLSSQAFEQAEPQHHYLADRTRRAVANGADSYFLDVDATGTLFRDYSADHPMTKAQDRANRLARMKRLSGSLVLGSESAQPWANQALAFDHGSATPVDDRMWTLEHDKKTWGAYYPQTAPAFFFKPVALPADIAKAMYDPRYRVPLYETALHGSVINAERWELSFDKLPAQKTDRALLAMLYNSPLNYVLDGPSIDQYGSEMAALQKYFAPLHRAAGTEQLTSFRWLTGDRGVQRTVFGHGVLTVTANFGKTARDGLPGGCVDAKLRGDREPRRLCPAQVIR from the coding sequence ATGGCAAAAACCAACTCATCCTCCCGGCACGCCCGTAAAGGGCGCCCCGTACTTGCCGCATGTGTCGCCCTGGGCAGTCTGGGGGCGCTCGTCGGAGTGTCCACGGCCGATGCCACACCGCGATCCGGCGGGCACCGGCACATCCAGCTGCGGGTGCGGGGCGGCACTGTCACCGTGGACACCGCTTCACTGGGTGTGACAGCACGGACCGCGGACGGGCACGCCATGGAACTGTCCGCGCCCGCCGCGAGCGATCTCGGCGAGCCCGGCCCGCTCCGGCGGATCGCGGGCGGGGCACGCTGGACATATCCCGCAAAGAAACTCACGGTCACCGCCGTGGCCCAGCAGGGCCGTCTGCAGGTCAGGATCCGGTCGCAGCGGGACGGGTCGCTCGCCTGGCCCGTCACCGGGGGCGACCCGGCCTCGGAGAGCCTCCAACTGCCGCGTGGCTCCGGGCTGGACATCCCGGTCCGCGATTCGTGGTGGAACTCGGCGGCGGCGCACCTCGCGAACACCGAGGTGGACATGGGGGAGGGCCTGACTCTTCCGCTGTGGGGTTACAGCTCGGGCAAGCGGGGGGTCAGTTATCTGACCCCCACCGACATCAACACCTCGCTCGGCTTCGCGTCGGAGCACGGCAGGCTGCGCTCCACAGCCACCCACGACTTCGACGAGGGGGACGGCACGCGTGCGTACGACATCAGCTTCGCGCTCACCGACGGCGGTGCGACCGCTCCCGCCGTCGACTACCGCAAGTCGTTGTCCGAGCGCGGTGAACTCGGCAGCCTGCGCCAGAAGATCAGGGCCAATCCCGCCAACGCGAAACTGCTGGGCGCCTTCCACGCCTACGGGTGGGGCGAGGCGCGCACGGCTGCGGGAGTGGCGAAGCTGCGCAAGCTCGGCATCGACCGTATGTGGCTCGGGTACGACGCGGATGCCTCCCCGATGAGCTCCGCCGCTGTCAGCGCCGCCGAGCAGGCGGGCTACCTCGTCGGTCCCTACGACAGCTTCGCCAACGGGCAGGACCCCGCGAGCGCCGACAGCCCGGCGGGGGTCTGGCCCGACCGTGTGTACCCCGACTTCTGTGTCCAGCAGGCGGACGGCACACCGCAGGGCGGCTTCGGGGACCGCGGCTGCTACCTCAGTTCGCAGGCCTTCGAACAGGCCGAGCCGCAGCACCACTACCTCGCCGACCGCACCCGGCGGGCGGTCGCCAACGGCGCCGACAGCTACTTCCTCGACGTCGATGCGACCGGGACGCTCTTCCGCGACTACAGCGCGGACCATCCGATGACGAAGGCCCAGGACCGTGCCAACCGGCTCGCCCGTATGAAGCGCCTCAGCGGGAGCCTGGTTCTCGGATCGGAGTCCGCGCAGCCCTGGGCCAATCAGGCGCTCGCGTTCGACCACGGTTCGGCCACTCCGGTCGACGACCGCATGTGGACGCTGGAGCACGACAAGAAGACCTGGGGCGCCTACTACCCGCAGACGGCCCCCGCCTTCTTCTTCAAGCCGGTCGCGCTGCCGGCCGATATCGCGAAGGCGATGTACGACCCCAGGTACCGGGTGCCGCTGTACGAGACGGCGCTGCACGGTTCGGTGATCAACGCGGAGCGCTGGGAGCTCTCCTTCGACAAGCTCCCGGCGCAGAAGACCGACCGTGCTCTGCTGGCAATGCTCTATAACAGCCCGCTCAACTACGTTCTGGACGGACCGTCGATCGACCAGTACGGCAGCGAAATGGCCGCCCTCCAGAAGTACTTCGCCCCGCTGCACCGCGCGGCGGGTACCGAGCAGCTCACCTCGTTCCGGTGGCTGACCGGCGACCGCGGCGTCCAGCGCACGGTCTTCGGTCACGGTGTCCTGACGGTCACCGCGAACTTCGGGAAGACGGCGAGGGACGGCCTGCCGGGCGGTTGCGTGGACGCGAAACTCCGCGGCGACCGGGAACCGCGTCGGCTGTGCCCGGCCCAGGTGATCCGCTGA